A genomic segment from Drosophila willistoni isolate 14030-0811.24 chromosome 2L unlocalized genomic scaffold, UCI_dwil_1.1 Seg168, whole genome shotgun sequence encodes:
- the LOC6640774 gene encoding serine/threonine-protein phosphatase 4 regulatory subunit 2 encodes MKILEIVILSLILAHTERVLGQKRAKGKVNLEGPCGKRYLRKINNKCYYFSMKKINWFGAQNNCLRKGLNLADLATPGDYNGVLYWLRKRGNMEDFWFGGNDLHSEGQFTYISNGRMIEYMGGTEGGIESTHRSNLDDCLEVRLRENNTIVTDDNCQEKQYFICEKNAIECATPTSTSEAETKHSHEHLHHFHHDAAKREAAGTDKESVESDSRPADNTNSTEVGTSQENSDEASTNQPENENEGKTDQFGESPESEETTADEAQLSEDGGETEATQEPNGETSEATKPSEGEATTAAAEASKPAEGGETKPAEDAAKTTAEAAEATTAAPAADAPAAEAPAAEAPAAEAPAAEAPAAEAPAA; translated from the exons ATGAAAATACTGGAAATTGTGATATTGTCCTTGATCTTAGCACATACGGAAAGGGTTTTGGGCCAAAAACGTGCCAAGGGCAAAGTGAATTTAGAAGGTCCTTGCGGCAAGAGATATTTGCGAAAAATCAATAAcaaatgttattatttttctatgaAAAAG ATAAACTGGTTTGGAGCCCAGAATAATTGCCTGCGCAAGGGTCTCAATTTGGCTGATTTGGCCACACCCGGAGATTATAACGGAGTGCTCTATTGGTTGAGAAAACGTGGCAATATGGAAGACTTTTGGTTCGGTGGGAATGATCTACATTCAGAGGGTCAATTTACATACATCAGTAATGGTCGCATGATAGAGTATATGGGCGGTACTGAGGGTGGAATTGAGTCCACACATCGTTCCAATCTTGATGATTGTTTGGAAGTGCGTCTGAGAGAGAATAACACTATCGTGACCGATGACAATTGCCAGGAGAAACAATATTTCATATGCGAAAAGAATGCCATCGAATGCGCCACGCCAACGAGCACCAGTGAGGCCGAAACTAAGCACAGTCACGAGCACTTGCATCATTTCCATCACGATGCGGCGAAAAGGGAGGCGGCTGGGACCGATAAGGAAAGTGTGGAAAGCGATTCGCGGCCGGCTGATAATACAAATTCAACGGAAGTTGGCACATCACAAGAAAATTCGGATGAAGCTTCGACAAATCAACCCGAAAATGAGAATGAAGGTAAAACCGACCAATTTGGGGAAAGCCCAGAAAGCGAGGAAACGACAGCAGACGAAGCACAGCTATCGGAAGACGGAGGGGAAACGGAAGCCACACAAGAACCTAACGGAGAAACATCAGAAGCAACCAAGCCGTCTGAAGgagaagcaacaacagcagctgctGAAGCATCTAAACCAGCTGAAGGCGGAGAAACAAAGCCTGCTGAAGATGCCGCCAAGACCACAGCCGAGGCTGCCGAAGCCACGAcggcagcaccagcagcagatGCACCAGCAGCAGAAGCACCAGCAGCAGAAGCACCAGCAGCAGAAGCACCAGCAGCAGAAGCACCAGCAGCAGAAGCACCAGCAGCTTAA